TCGATATCAGATCGGAGCAGGGACGCGGAACGACGTTTACCATCAAGATCCCCCTCACGCTCGCGATCGTGGCTGCACTGATCGTGTCCTCCAAAGATCAGCGGTTTGCCATTCCGCAGCTTGCGGTCTCGGAACTCGTTCGGGTCTCTCCCGCATCCGAGCACTCGATCGAGCGGATCAATGGTACGCCGATCCTGAGGCTGCGGGAGCGTCTGCTGCCGATCGTTCCTCTGTCAAAGATCATGCTTCTATCAAACGACGAGGAGGTCGATACCGGCTTCGTGGTCGTCACGCAGGTTGCGCAACAGCGCTTCGGTATTCTTGTCGACGGTGTCTTCCATACCGAGGAGATTGTCGTCAAGCCGATGTCTTCCAAGCTGCGGCATATTCAACTCTTCTCGGGAAATACGATCCTGGGTGATGGGGCTGTCGTGTTGATCGTAGATCCAAACGGTCTTGCCCGTATGGTTGGATCGGGAGCGCAGAGCGACGAATTCCAAATGGATGCCACCATCGATCAAACGGTTGTCGCCGTGGTGGAAACGACGAGCCTGCTCGTCTTCCGCGGTGGAGGGGAAAGCCTGAAGGCAGTGCCTTTGTCGCTTGTAACGCGCCTTGAGGAAATCGATGCCTCAACGATCGAATGGGCGAGCGGCCGGCCGGTTGTGCAATACCGTGGGCGCCTCATGCCGATCGTATCGTGTGATGATCAGCTTGAGATCAAAAAGCAGGGAACGCAGTCCCTCCTCGTGTTTTCCGACGGGGAGATTTCCATGGGGCTGGCTGTCGCGGAAATTGTCGATATCGTCGAGGACAAGCTGGAAGTCGAACTCCTCGCCGAGCGATCCGACCTTGTTGGATCTGCAGTCGTGAGGGGACGGACAACGGAGATCGTCAACATTGCGCATTATCTCCCTCTTGTTCTTGAGACTTGGTCGCGCTCCGGGCAAAAGAGCAAAAGCGCGAACTCGTTGCTGCTGGTCGACGGCTCGAACTTCTTCAGGGATATGCTCGTTCCGGTTCTCAGGGCATCGGGGTATCGCGTTCAGACAGCAGCGACGGCTCAGGAGGCTGCGCGCATGCTTGCAAGCGGTATGCAGCCCGACTTCATCGTTGCGGATCTCGAGCTGCCCGGGCATTCCAGCTTTGCATTCATCGCCACCCTGAGAGCCGACGACCAGTATCGCTCGACGCCCATCATTGGCATGACGTTACGGCCAGATCCCCAACTCATCGCCTTGGCTCGCCGGTTCAAGATCACGGATGTCGTGTCGAAGGTGGACCGCCGCGGATTGCTCTCTGCGCTCGCGGAGTTGGGTCAATCTCTTGAGGAGGCTGCATAGCCATGAATACGGTCGCCCCGAATGCACCGAGGAATTTCTCCCGAGAGGCGGAGTTCATCACAGTCACCGTCATGGGGCAGTTGCTTGGCCTCCCCATTAGCCGCGTTCACGATGTTTTTGTTGTCAGCGAAATGACCAAAGTCCCGCTGGCACAGGCGGAGATCGCAGGGCTTCTCAATCTGCGCGGACGTGTCGTTACCGCCGTGTCCTTGCGCAGCCGCCTCGGCCTCCAGGAGGAGGGCGGGGCAGGGCGTCGCATGGCGGTAGGGCTCGAATATCAAGGTGAAGCCTATGGCTTGCTCGTCGACGAAGTCGGGGAAGTCCTTAAGTTGAACCAGGATGAGATTCAGCCGAATCCGGTTCATATGGACCGGCGCTGGGTGAAACTGTCTCAAGGCGTTCATCAGCTTAAAGACATGTTGATGATCGTTCTTGACGTCGATGCAATTCTGTCCTTTGAGGCTGAGCGCGAGGCCGCATAGAGAGCTACGCTCGGACCATTCTCATTCATATAACCAGATAGGATACGCTACTGTGAGCTTAGACCTTTCAACCCCTGTCCTCGTCGTTGACGATTATCAGACCATGGTGCGCATTCTCCGCAATCTGCTGAAGCAGATTGGCTTTACAGATGTCGACGATGCTTCGGATGGACAGGCTGCATTTGAGAAGCTTAAGGCCAAGAAGTACGGTCTTGTGATCTCCGATTGGAACATGGCACCGATGACCGGATATGAGCTTCTTCAGCAGGTGAGAGCCGATGCGGAGTTGAATGCGCTGCCTTTCATTATGGTGACGGCCGAGGCAAAGACCGAGAACGTGGTTGCAGCCAAAAAGGCGGGAGTTAACAACTATATCGTTAAGCCTTTTAACGCCGAGACGCTTCGTTCGAAAATTAGCGCCGTCATTGGCGCATAATGAGATGTGATACGCATCATGAACCCACGTAAGAGCTATCGCATTGAGGCAAACATGACCTCTGCTCCCCCGGATGAGGAAGCTCTCGATCGTCATGCCGAGATTATGGACCTGCTTGGATCCATAAAGGAGGCGATTGTTCCGGCCCGGGAGCTGTCCGCATCTCTTGTTGAGGAGCATCGGAGGGACATGCAGGAGGCGATGCGCCTCAAGGTCGAACTGGATTCGATCTACGAGGCGATCGAGCGCACGAAGCGGGAGATCGCAACGCTCCGCTATGCCGGTTCTCAGGGCCAGGAGATCAACCGGGTCACGGACGAGCTCGGAGCCATCGTACTTGGCACAGAGACCGCGACCAACGCGATCCTTGCTGCCGCGGAGCGGATCGACGAGTTATCGGGTAATCTCGCGGCTCGTTTGTCAGGTGGTGATCAGGAGATCGCCCGCGAGATTTCCGATCAGGTCATCAGCATCTTCGAGGCCTGCAACTTCCAGGACATTACCGGCCAGCGAATCGGCAAGGTCGTCGGTGCCATGAAATTCGTGGAAGAGCGCGTTCACGAGATGATTGAAATCTGGGGAGGCCTCGAAAGCTTCAAGGATGTTGAAACTTTGGAACAGGCACGCGACGGTGATGACGCCCTGTTGAATGGACCGGCCTTGGCTACTGACAAGGGGATCACTTCGCAGGACGCAATCGACGCTTTGTTCGGGTGAGTGACACCTCCAGCATCGGGCGTGACACCGAACCCACATCCGATGCTGTTAGTCTATGGTGTCAAGCCTCTCTTCACGCGAAACCGGTTTCCGCTTCCCGCGTCGATGCTCCACGCCTTGAATGGCGCATCGTTCGGAGTGGACCCAAAGGGCCGCGTCAGCGAATACCGGATCCACTTTTCGCTAGAGCATCGGACGCAAAAGTGGGAACCGGTTTTGCGTGAAAAGATGCTCAAGACCATAGACTTATAGCGTCGGACGTGAGTTCGATTTCACGCCCGACGCTGTAGCGCGGCCCGCTGGGTCCGCACGATGCTCTAGATGATGGATGCCCGATCCGATTGGGCGTCCACAATTTGCAAGTTTGCATTTTGTTCGTCAGGCGCTTTCGCCTGGAAGGTGAGCGAGAAGGGTCTTGATTCTGTCCGTTTCCAGCAATCTTGAGAGACTATCCGCGGCCTGATCGCTGGTCGTGAGGAGAACGCCGCCGCAAACGGTGCCCTGGCCGGAAAATCTGTAGCGAAAAACATTGGCGGGCTGTAAGCCGCCCGAGGGGCGAGCCACAAATCCTTGAGCCAATGCCGGCACGTCGTTGCGCCCGATTTCAATCCCTATGCCGCTGAACTGGCCCGTTCTCCGATAGGGAATGATTCTGAGCTTCTCGTTCTTCCGGTAGGCAGCCCCCATTCCTGCATTCGCAATGGCCACGACGATAGCAGGATCGAAATGGAGAAGTCCCTCGAACGAGATCGGACCCGACTGCACCGCAAAGTGATCGAGGACCGCGATTGCATCGAGCCTGTCCAGAGTGATGAAGACGCGATGATGCTCATAGAGCGGTCCGTACACCGTGCTGCGGAGATGGAAGATGCTTGCGCCGTCAAGTTCCTCAACGGCTTCGATCCAGGCAAGCCCGGCAAGTTGCTCTCGTCCATCGGGAAGGGCAACGTTATGAGCTCTTGATGCAGTGAGGTACTGACGCGGGGTGCCAGTTTCGTGAAGTGTGGAACCACGGGGGTCGACGATCCAAGGTGACCCGCCTGTCGAGTAGACGAACGACGTGCAGTCATGATGGCCGCGTTCAGTGAAGCGGCCGGCTAAAGAGGTGCAGAAGTAGCTCCACCGAGCGTCATGGTCATAATGCCGTGCAGCGATCAGGCCGTCTTGCGTGGAGGCGAAAACCTTTTTCCCGATCGGATAGGAAAGCTCGGTCGCGAGTGCGGGATCCGAGAGCAGGCTGGTGCCGTAACCTGAAAGAAGGCGTCGTAACCAGGA
This window of the Microvirga sp. TS319 genome carries:
- a CDS encoding response regulator codes for the protein MSLDLSTPVLVVDDYQTMVRILRNLLKQIGFTDVDDASDGQAAFEKLKAKKYGLVISDWNMAPMTGYELLQQVRADAELNALPFIMVTAEAKTENVVAAKKAGVNNYIVKPFNAETLRSKISAVIGA
- a CDS encoding protein phosphatase CheZ, which gives rise to MTSAPPDEEALDRHAEIMDLLGSIKEAIVPARELSASLVEEHRRDMQEAMRLKVELDSIYEAIERTKREIATLRYAGSQGQEINRVTDELGAIVLGTETATNAILAAAERIDELSGNLAARLSGGDQEIAREISDQVISIFEACNFQDITGQRIGKVVGAMKFVEERVHEMIEIWGGLESFKDVETLEQARDGDDALLNGPALATDKGITSQDAIDALFG
- a CDS encoding chemotaxis protein CheW encodes the protein MNTVAPNAPRNFSREAEFITVTVMGQLLGLPISRVHDVFVVSEMTKVPLAQAEIAGLLNLRGRVVTAVSLRSRLGLQEEGGAGRRMAVGLEYQGEAYGLLVDEVGEVLKLNQDEIQPNPVHMDRRWVKLSQGVHQLKDMLMIVLDVDAILSFEAEREAA